A genomic segment from Ptychodera flava strain L36383 chromosome 8, AS_Pfla_20210202, whole genome shotgun sequence encodes:
- the LOC139139004 gene encoding cell division cycle protein 20 homolog — translation MAHWSFENDVNNLLRLEGHTRGPAMRWQRKAAEANSCNNSINTSACCSPMKTSNKSFNSSTVKTPSKTPLKTPRTTSKTPGKTPGKTKTPSKTPSGDRFIPSRSTSNFDVGHFKVMNEKKDADDEVLSPTKLEQQKAMAGNLNGGILDSKILSYKSKPPQAPEGYQNNLRVLYSQNKTPGSCRKTIRHIPQLPERILDAPEILDDYYLNLIDWSCNNHLAVSLGGNVYLWNATNGEIQQLLQMENQEDYVASVSWINEGNYLAVGTSNGEVQLWDIAQSKRLRNMTGHAARVGALSWNSFIVSSGSRSGNIHHHDVRVAEHHIATLVGHTQEICGLKWSPDGKYLASGGNDNLLNIWNTTVSNERSSPLHTFTQHQAAVKAVAWCPWQSSILASGGGTADRHIRFWNVNTGTCLNSVDTKSQVCSILWSKEYKELVSAHGFANNQLIIWKYPTMTKVTELTGHTSRVLHMAMSPDGSTVVSAAADETLRLWKCFAVDPQRKKEKTLASSKNSTNKLMRQSIR, via the exons ATGGCACATTGGAGCTTCGAGAACGACGTGAACAACTTGTTACGGCTGGAGGGACACACAAGAGGGCCAGCAATGAGATGGCAGAGGAAGGCTGCCGAAGCCAACAGCTGCAACAATTCAATCAATACCTCAGCATGCTGCAGTCCTATGAAGACATCGAACAAATCCTTCAATAGCAGTACAGTGAAGACCCCATCAAAAACGCCTCTTAAAACACCCAGAACAACTTCAAAAACGCCAG gaaAAACACCAGGAAAAACAAAGACTCCATCCAAGACACCATCAGGAGACCGCTTTATCCCGTCACGGTCGACATCAAACTTTGATGTTGGTCACTTCAAAGTGATGAATGAAAAGAAAGATGCAGACGACGAGGTCCTCAGTCCGACAAAGCTTGAACAACAGAAAGCTATGGCTGGCAACCTCAATGGTGGCATCTTggattctaaaattttatcctACAAGAGCAAACCACCGCAAGCCCCAGAAG GGTACCAGAACAACTTGAGAGTGTTATACAGTCAGAATAAGACACCTGGCTCATGTAGGAAAACCATCAGACATATTCCACAACTCCCGGAAAGAATATTGGATGCTCCTGAGATCCTTGATGACTATT ATTTAAACTTGATTGATTGGAGTTGTAACAATCACCTGGCAGTATCCTTGGGTGGAAATGTCTATCTGTGGAACGCTACGAACGGCGAAATTCAACAATTACTACAAATGGAGAACCAGGAAGATTATGTGGCATCCGTATCTTGGATAAATGAAGGCAACTACCTAGCAGTAGGAACAAGTAATGGAGAAGTTCAG ttatGGGATATCGCACAGTCTAAACGTTTACGTAACATGACTGGACATGCTGCCAGAGTTGGAGCACTGTCATGGAATTCCTTCATAGTCAGCAG TGGTTCTCGCAGTGGTAATATACACCATCATGATGTTCGCGTAGCGGAACATCACATCGCTACTCTCGTCGGTCACACACAGGAAATTTGCGGTCTGAAGTGGTCGCCGGATGGCAAATATCTTGCAAGCGGCGGCAATGATAACCTGTTGAACATATGGAACACGACTGTCTCCAACGAAAGAAGCTCACCGTTACATACATTTACACAACACCAAGCTGCAGTCAAG GCTGTGGCGTGGTGTCCCTGGCAATCCAGCATCCTGGCCAGCGGAGGAGGCACAGCCGACAGACATATCAGGTTCTGGAATGTGAATACTGGCACTTGTCTCAACAGTGTTGACACAAAATCACAG GTGTGTTCAATTCTATGGTCCAAGGAGTACAAGGAGCTAGTGTCGGCCCATGGCTTTGCCAATAACCAACTGATCATCTGGAAATACCCTACAATGACCAAAGTGACAGAGCTCACAG GTCACACTTCGAGGGTTTTGCACATGGCAATGAGTCCAGATGGCTCAACGGTGGTGTCGGCAGCGGCTGATGAAACCTTACGACTCTGGAAATGTTTTGCTGTCGATCCACagaggaaaaaagaaaaaacactgGCCAGTTCCAAAAATTCCACAAATAAGCTAATGAGGCAAAGTATCAGATAG
- the LOC139139005 gene encoding glutathione peroxidase 7-like, translating into MAAPMKFSSSKLLINVVVYCLLQTISHTRGNEGSDFYSFTVNDIHGNQVSLGKYRGMVTLVVNVASECGYTDGHYQALSKIQDDPALSDMFTVLAFPCNQFGNQEPKPNELIYKFVQDNYGADFPMFSKIDVAGDSANPAYKYLTDKTSKEPTWNFWKYLVDPNGDVINAWGPWASVDDIYPEIVSAVRRARGQRHGDDL; encoded by the exons ATGGCTGCGCCCATGAAATTTAGTTCGTCAAAACTTCTGATAAACGTTGTCGTGTACTGCCTTCTACAAACCATCAGCCACACAAGAGGAAACGAAGGCAGTGACTTCTATTCCTTTACGGTAAACGACATTCATGGCAATCAAGTATCACTCGGAAAATACCGTGGAATG GTAACACTAGTTGTGAATGTTGCCAGTGAATGTGGTTACACAGATGGTCATTACCAAGCACTTTCAAAGATTCAGGACGACCCAGCATTATCGGACATGTTCACTGTTCTGGCCTTCCCCTGCAATCAATTTGGAAATCAAGAACCAAAACCAAATGAGCTAATTTATAAGTTTGTCCAAGATAACTATGGAGCAGATTTCCCAATGTTCAGTAAAATCGATGTTGCTGGGGACAGTGCGAATCCGGCCTACAAATATTTGACAG aCAAAACCTCAAAAGAGCCAACATGGAATTTTTGGAAATATTTGGTTGACCCAAATGGTGACGTGATTAATGCTTGGGGACCATGGGCATCAGTTGACGACATTTATCCTGAAATAGTGTCAGCAGTGAGAAGGGCAAGAGGTCAACGCCATGGAGATGACCTATGA